The Megalops cyprinoides isolate fMegCyp1 chromosome 9, fMegCyp1.pri, whole genome shotgun sequence genome has a window encoding:
- the LOC118783374 gene encoding arylacetamide deacetylase-like isoform X1, whose amino-acid sequence MRSKGIFLLLVFSALTAYYVYSPIPDEIEERWKLMITDCFFRSLSHLADFSELLGLKDYMGVMMFITIAEGVVPVSDERVRVTEEVFDGVGVVVYEPGQQGGDGELRRAVVYLHGGGWCLGSSRMGPYDLLARQLVSELNAVVISVEYRLAPEHHFPVPFEDVYRVIKHFLQRQVLAKYSVDPGRIAVSGDSAGGNLAAAVTQQLQQDPEQQVALKAQALLYPVLQALDLNTPSYQQNQEMPILPKTLMVRFWSEYFTSDKSLFHAMMSNSHNSLESVGLLKFVNWSAFLPESFRSPYNYSAPAAESLDPSRTIAAIIDPRASPLLVPDSMLHALPKAYVLTCEYDVLRDDGLMYVTRLRRAGVDVTHEHYSTGFHGALMFTMWPTDFQIGHKMKDNYIHWLKQNL is encoded by the exons atgagaTCAAAGggcatatttttattgttggtgTTTAGCGCGTTAACTGCATATTACGTTTACTCACCTATTCCGGATGAGATTGAAGAGAGATGGAAGTTGATGATCACTGACTGCTTTTTCAGAAGTCTCAGCCATCTG GCAGACTTTAGTGAGTTGCTGGGGCTGAAGGACTACATGGGGGTGATGATGTTCATCACGATTGCGGAGGGCGTGGTTCCCGTGTCAGAcgagcgtgtgcgtgtgacaGAGGAGGTGTTTGATGGCGTTGGCGTGGTGGTGTATGAGCCGGGCCAGCAGGGTGGTGATGGGGAGCTGAGGAGGGCGGTTGTGTACCTGCACGGGGGAGGCTGGTGTTTGGGGAGCTCCA GAATGGGACCCTATGATCTTCTCGCCAGGCAATTGGTCAGCGAACTTAACGCCGTTGTTATATCTGTGGA GTACCGCTTGGCCCCAGAGCATCACTTTCCTGTCCCATTTGAAGATGTGTACCGTGTGATTAAGCACTTCCTTCAAAGGCAGGTTTTGGCTAAGTACTCCGTGGACCCAGGTCGCATCGCTGTGTCGGGGGACAGTGCTGGGGGCAATCTGGCGGCTGCTGTCACTCAACAG CTGCAGCAGGACCCTGAGCAGCAGGTAGCCCTGAAGGCCCAGGCTCTGCTGTACCCCGTCCTGCAGGCGCTGGACCTCAACACCCCTTCCTACCAGCAGAACCAGGAAATGCCCATCCTGCCCAAGACTCTTATGGTGCGCTTCTGGAGCGAGTACTTCACCAGCGACAAGTCCCTGTTCCACGCCATGATGTCCAACTCTCACAACAGCCTGGAGTCTGTCGGCCTGCTGAAGTTCGTCAACTGGAGCGCGTTTCTGCCCGAGAGCTTCCGTAGCCCGTACAATTACAGTGCCCCCGCGGCAGAGAGTTTGGATCCATCCCGTACCATCGCGGCCATCATCGACCCTCGGGCCTCCCCGCTGCTGGTTCCGGACTCCATGCTGCACGCTCTGCCCAAGGCCTACGTCCTGACGTGCGAGTACGACGTGCTGCGAGACGATGGGCTGATGTACGTCACGCGCCTGCGGAGGGCAGGCGTCGACGTCACGCACGAACACTACAGCACTGGCTTCCACGGCGCGCTGATGTTCACCATGTGGCCGACCGACTTCCAGATTGGGCACAAGATGAAGGACAACTATATCCATTGGCTAAAGCAAAATTTATAG
- the LOC118783661 gene encoding succinate receptor 1-like, whose amino-acid sequence MPFNSASNCTELARQLEMYYLPTMYTLEFCLGFVGNLVVILGYIFCLKEWKSFNVYLFNLSVSDLIFLCTLPRLVHNYAQGNWKENSSYYCISNRYILHVNLYSSILFMVWVSVDRYLLLKNPMRLHILQRLRSAIVVAIFTWVIVNVQIAPLMFFIIKDLKRNHWSTCHDFGSLSGIHGMLSYSLALTLTGYLLPLLGLCLSSYKITVFLKAQERVFDNQAASYRRPLRLVAALAAMFFMLYSPYHVMRNVRLASLLNQFGLPQCTKDYIEGIYIITRPIAFSHSVMNPIFYFFMGDHFRELLLDKLKKLMAGKSSHHQGN is encoded by the exons ATGCCTTTTAACAGT GCTTCTAACTGCACAGAGTTGGCCCGCCAGCTTGAGATGTACTATCTGCCGACCATGTACACCCTGGAATTCTGCCTGGGTTTCGTGGGCAACCTAGTGGTCATCCTGGGCtacattttctgtctgaagGAATGGAAGAGCTTCAATGTGTACCTGTTCAACTTGTCTGTGTCTGACCTGATCTTCCTATGCACACTCCCCCGCCTGGTCCACAACTACGCCCAGGGTAACTGGAAGGAGAACTCATCCTATTACTGCATCAGCAACAGGTACATCCTCCATGTCAACCTGTACTCCAGCATCCTCTTTATGGTATGGGTCAGTGTGGACCGGTACTTGCTTCTGAAGAACCCCATGCGCCTTCACATCCTGCAGAGACTAAGGTCAGCCATCGTGGTGGCTATCTTTACCTGGGTCATTGTCAATGTCCAGATCGCCCCACTCATGTTTTTTATCATCAAGGACCTGAAGAGGAACCACTGGAGCACATGTCATGATTTTGGCAGTCTTTCAGGGATCCACGGCATGCTAAGCTATAGCCTGGCCCTCACATTGACCGGCTACTTGCTGCCATTGCTGGGCCTCTGCCTGTCATCCTACAAGATCACTGTCTTCCTGAAGGCCCAAGAGCGTGTGTTCGACAACCAAGCTGCCTCCTACCGCAGGCCTCTCCGGCTGGTAGCAGCATTGGCCGCCATGTTCTTCATGCTGTACTCGCCGTACCACGTGATGAGGAATGTGCGGCTCGCCTCCCTGCTGAATCAGTTTGGATTACCACAGTGTACCAAGGATTACATTGAGGGCATCTACATCATCACACGTCCCATAGCCTTTTCCCACAGTGTCATGAATCCCATCTTCTACTTCTTCATGGGGGACCACttcagagagctgctgctggacaAACTGAAGAAACTCATGGCTGGAAAATCATCCCACCATCAGGGTAACTAA
- the LOC118783662 gene encoding lysophosphatidic acid receptor 6-like yields MDGSSTVSNSSVTGGPSCNSSEEYKFTVYAVVYSLVFIFGLLSNMAALYVFVCLSKKNRVSTIFLINLAISDLIFILSLPLRIAYNVSQAVSASEPGPLLGLACRVSTYLFYISMYCSILFLTGLSVCRYLVLAGHIHLQNRRVCWWVRLVCLAVWVLVVGGNITQIAVISGFKIKVQGCFEPRASDSWGVLYQINIYTLVLAFVVPLLTVLTCYALMIRHILGMQRGHRRRDAALICLVLTVFCVCFLPYHVQRTLHLYYVIRPGATCQFLSTLQKSVVVTLCFAAANSCLDPLIFVFVGHGFIPALRTMVRSCKSGPSCSNPPRPSTPLVTNHLLVNTTEV; encoded by the coding sequence ATGGATGGGAGTAGCACAGTCTCCAACTCGTCCGTGACTGGGGGCCCCAGCTGTAACTCCTCTGAAGAGTACAAGTTCACAGTCTATGCAGTGGTCTACAGTCTAGTCTTCATCTTTGGGCTGCTGAGCAACATGGCTGCTCTCTACGTCTTTGTCTGCCTTTCTAAAAAGAACAGAGTTTCTACTATCTTTCTTATCAACCTGGCAATCTCCGACCTCATCTTCATCCTCAGCCTGCCTCTCCGGATTGCCTACAATGTGTCCCAGGCCGTGTCCGCTTCAGAGCCTGGGCCACTGCTGGGGCTTGCCTGTCGGGTCTCCACCTACCTGTTCTACATCAGCATGTACTGCagcatcctcttcctcaccgGCCTTAGTGTGTGCCGCTACCTGGTCCTGGCGGGCCACATCCACCTCCAGAACCGACGCGTCTGCTGGTGGGTGCGGCTGGTGTGTCTGGCCGTGTGGGTGTTGGTGGTTGGTGGAAACATCACCCAGATAGCGGTCATCTCAGGGTTCAAGATCAAAGTGCAGGGGTGCTTTGAACCCCGGGCATCAGACTCCTGGGGTGTGCTGTACCAGATCAACATTTACACCCTGGTCCTGGCCTTCGTGGTTCCACTGCTCACCGTTCTGACCTGCTACGCCCTCATGATCCGCCACATCCTGGGGATGCAAAGGGGCCACCGCAGGCGTGACGCGGCGCTGATCTGCCTGGTCCTGACCGTGTTCTGCGTGTGCTTCCTGCCCTATCATGTACAGCGCACGCTGCACCTGTATTATGTGATCCGCCCTGGGGCGACCTGCCAGTTCCTTTCCACCCTGCAAAAGTCTGTAGTGGTGACCCTCTGCTTCGCTGCGGCCAACAGCTGTCTGGACCCTCTcatctttgtgtttgtgggcCATGGTTTCATCCCAGCACTGAGGACTATGGTCAGAAGCTGCAAATCAGGCCCTTCCTGCTCCAACCCTCCAAGGCCATCCACGCCACTGGTTACTAACCACCTCCTGGTGAACACGACAGAAGTGTAG
- the LOC118783374 gene encoding arylacetamide deacetylase-like isoform X2, whose translation MGVMMFITIAEGVVPVSDERVRVTEEVFDGVGVVVYEPGQQGGDGELRRAVVYLHGGGWCLGSSRMGPYDLLARQLVSELNAVVISVEYRLAPEHHFPVPFEDVYRVIKHFLQRQVLAKYSVDPGRIAVSGDSAGGNLAAAVTQQLQQDPEQQVALKAQALLYPVLQALDLNTPSYQQNQEMPILPKTLMVRFWSEYFTSDKSLFHAMMSNSHNSLESVGLLKFVNWSAFLPESFRSPYNYSAPAAESLDPSRTIAAIIDPRASPLLVPDSMLHALPKAYVLTCEYDVLRDDGLMYVTRLRRAGVDVTHEHYSTGFHGALMFTMWPTDFQIGHKMKDNYIHWLKQNL comes from the exons ATGGGGGTGATGATGTTCATCACGATTGCGGAGGGCGTGGTTCCCGTGTCAGAcgagcgtgtgcgtgtgacaGAGGAGGTGTTTGATGGCGTTGGCGTGGTGGTGTATGAGCCGGGCCAGCAGGGTGGTGATGGGGAGCTGAGGAGGGCGGTTGTGTACCTGCACGGGGGAGGCTGGTGTTTGGGGAGCTCCA GAATGGGACCCTATGATCTTCTCGCCAGGCAATTGGTCAGCGAACTTAACGCCGTTGTTATATCTGTGGA GTACCGCTTGGCCCCAGAGCATCACTTTCCTGTCCCATTTGAAGATGTGTACCGTGTGATTAAGCACTTCCTTCAAAGGCAGGTTTTGGCTAAGTACTCCGTGGACCCAGGTCGCATCGCTGTGTCGGGGGACAGTGCTGGGGGCAATCTGGCGGCTGCTGTCACTCAACAG CTGCAGCAGGACCCTGAGCAGCAGGTAGCCCTGAAGGCCCAGGCTCTGCTGTACCCCGTCCTGCAGGCGCTGGACCTCAACACCCCTTCCTACCAGCAGAACCAGGAAATGCCCATCCTGCCCAAGACTCTTATGGTGCGCTTCTGGAGCGAGTACTTCACCAGCGACAAGTCCCTGTTCCACGCCATGATGTCCAACTCTCACAACAGCCTGGAGTCTGTCGGCCTGCTGAAGTTCGTCAACTGGAGCGCGTTTCTGCCCGAGAGCTTCCGTAGCCCGTACAATTACAGTGCCCCCGCGGCAGAGAGTTTGGATCCATCCCGTACCATCGCGGCCATCATCGACCCTCGGGCCTCCCCGCTGCTGGTTCCGGACTCCATGCTGCACGCTCTGCCCAAGGCCTACGTCCTGACGTGCGAGTACGACGTGCTGCGAGACGATGGGCTGATGTACGTCACGCGCCTGCGGAGGGCAGGCGTCGACGTCACGCACGAACACTACAGCACTGGCTTCCACGGCGCGCTGATGTTCACCATGTGGCCGACCGACTTCCAGATTGGGCACAAGATGAAGGACAACTATATCCATTGGCTAAAGCAAAATTTATAG